In Ooceraea biroi isolate clonal line C1 chromosome 6, Obir_v5.4, whole genome shotgun sequence, the genomic stretch TTGGAATACCATGCAAGTACCGTGcagatacaataaatatatcgacatgtaaatatgtaaatatattagtacaataaaatgttcttaatatCACAGTGACACactgatttattttatcgcagccacttattaaatattattgagTAATCTGTACATATAGctatatattcataattatcaagaaatttctaacttatttatcattaaGCAATTCTCATTTctgctttttatttatttgacagtattcatcaattttcacttttttatcAGCACGTTAGTTTTACGTATTACTGGGTAATACCGGAGTTTGTTTTTTCCTATTGCTCAATATTTCTCCTTATCTTGCCGATTTTTTCAGGATAGACCAACTGGTTTATCCGCTCGGCTAGTTGCGTCAGAACGGAGATTCCTCATTGACCAATCGGATGTTAATTGAAGACAAGTAATACCCTGAAATTTATCCTTGGTAAACGCGCACATCCTTccgtctttttctttttctcctttcatAAAAACGTTGCAAGGCGAGTGTAGGCCCTATGTTCTCGAAAacacatttaataattctgcTGAACGTTTAAGGATTGTAACCagcgaataaatatttgacaGATGAATAATGAGGTATTctactgataaaaaaataattaaacagtaTATCTCTATTTctttgattatataattattaactgtTAAAACTATAATGGACATCACATTGCAAATCGTGATTAGAAACTTTTAAAAGATAGCACGTTAAAAAACAATGTAATTACGTCAAAGTCTAACAGAGTAACGATTACTCTGCTAAATTTCCTGCTGAAAACTCTAACGTTGACGTTTGCGATGAACCGCGACGACCGCAACAGGGAGTCCGCGACCTGAGTGCTGTTAGGACCTCTCCCCCCACTCTAATCATCCGTAcgttctcctctcctcctcacGTCTCTTCCTGCTTTTTTACCTTTCGTTCTCTTCGCGTTCTATCCTCTGTAGTATTAGGAGAGAGAAATGGATGCGGCGCGCAGATTCCACCGCGTAATCGTCGTTCCCGGCGTTTATCTCCTTCGCCGAATGCCTCGACATTAAACATTCGATATCTTCACGCGTTCCTTTTCACGCGTCTCTCTTCGACGATGGATCTTCGTTTCGGTCTTCTTGTGATTCTTCTCATCTTCGATGCAACCTTCGTGTGGTCCAGTGACGATAAACATACAGGTGGATCATTGTCGATAATTGTTTCAAGTGTTACTATTCAAGTGTCAGAGGAAACTTGAATCGTGGgttttacattattagatATCATTATTGTTGTGATAATAGTGTTGTTATTAAGTTTGAAAAGTGTTATTTATGCATAGTGATATCTGTATTGtcatgaagaaaatatttaaatctgcAGAAACTTCACTTCTGGTATTTCTATGCTTTATTcttaagatatattttcttgcactaaaaaactataaaattccaaaaataatttttagacACATTGATAGTGATGGTGTAATTGCTTGCAGTTATTGGTGTTGCGCTATTATGCTGgatgcatttttaaatttttacattgagAGACTTTGAAATTTCGATTATGTGATTAATACAAGATAATACCAAGAAGTCACACATacataatcataaaaattatatatgcaaCTTGCCTTGCGTATTTTCCAGGTAATCATGGTTccgcgaagaagaaaaagaaggattCAATTAAACTCAGTGAAGGCATTGGGAACAATCCTTTTCTGCAATCCATAACTCTTCCCACTGTTCCAAGCAATCCTTTTCTGCAATCCATAGCTCTTCCCACTGCTCCAAGCAATCCCTTTGTGttgaatttccataataatAGTGGGAGCCAATCTGACATGATgccaaatattttcctgccACAGTTCTACGGTAACAGAAGCGAAAGCCAATCCTTTGGCTCATTATCTAATATCTTTCTACCACAGGAGAATTCACACACAGCTCTCAACATTTTCGCTAACAGCAATAATCCTTTCCTGAATTCCATCGGAACTGGCCCAAAAATCGATACACCTGTCACGCAAGCACCTTATGCGCCAGCATCTTCATATAATATGCCAGCACCTAATACACCAGTGCCTTTCACAACTAATGAATCTACTCCTGTTAAAGTTGGATCTTCAGTCTCCTCGCCATCACTGATAGATCTGATTGGCTCAACAAGACCGAGATCGGAATCTAGTAAGTATAAaggaattaattttcatattacgAGCTTATTGAGAGCAAAACATAAGCATGATAATCCATAAAAATCTAAGAGTACACGCACATAAAAGTTTAGAAAGATATAATGAGTTCTTTTAAGAACTTATTCAAGGATTTCAAAGATTTTGAATGTATCCGAGCTGTGACAACATATGAAACAAATTTCAGAATGCAATGAGTACGTGAGAGAAATCGTGGGCACGACCGATATAACATCTCTGACCGGTACTTCGTCCAATGTAATCAAGGTGAATAATATTTGCCGGAATGCGAATCAACTGGTTGTTGGCGGTACCGAGGCTAACACGGGCGAGTTCCCTCACATGGTCGCCTTGGGCAGACGTAACACCGACGAAACGTTCATCCTAATGTGTGGCGGCACATTGATCTCACATAGCTGGGTACTTTCTGCTGCGCATTGCACTTATGGGCCAAAGTACACTCTCGTTATTTTCCCTTCGCcttaataaattagaaattaagcTATGAAAGCTGTTTCCTTTTGTTGTAGAAACtcgagaattttatatatcgaaattgaataatctaaaaatcgaaattaatgtTGCAATTATTTCGTAAGTAATTCACAAGGTTCATCTTCTTGCAGCGGTGGTCCGACTGACGCTCGAATAGGCTCCCTAAGGCTGACGGGTGATGAACCAGGTATCACAGTCGCCATCGACAACGCGATACGACATCCAAGTTACAAACCACCTGCGTTGTACGATGATATAGCTCTGGTGAAGCTTGCGACTTCCGTTACGTTTAGCACATTGATACGACCCGCGTGCCTTTACCAACAGTACGATAGTGTGCCTACGCAAGCATGGGTCACCGGTTGGGGTAGCACCGAATTTGGTAAGAATTCCTTATTCGTAAACTTGGAGGGCATAGGGCTTCGAAATCCAATCTAcagaataatatatagataatatatagaaatatatatcatagaatataaaaattcaaaaatttaaaaagttgaagatggaatataaaaatcttacaTCTATTAGGAAGTAAAATTATCTcgattgaaaattttaaaatatggaatttttggattataaaatataaaatctagatttagcGACGCGATTTCAGGTGGTAATCAAAACGACCAACTACTGAAGGCACAGTTAACTATAGTGAACAATCTTGCGTGCACGATATGGCACAACACGTCCAGCGAGGCTCCGCATGGTATCACACCGAGAATGATCTGTGCCGGTGATCCTCAAGGCGGTTGGATCAAGGACTCTTGCCAGGGCGACTCTGGAGGTCCTTTACAAGTAATCCATCCGAGGAACCAATGCCTCTTCCAAGTGATTGGCATTACCAGTTTCGGTCGGGGTTGCGCGAACGTCAATTCGCCCGGTATCTACACTAGGGTGTCGCATTACCTTCCCTGGATCGAGAACATTGTCTGGCCACAAGAACAGTAACTATAATTTATTCGGCTCTTGCGAAAGGTACAaaaaacattgttttattaaatcatacTCGGCTAAATTAAGTCTCGCGATCAAGTAACTCGTAAAAGTCTCGTAATTAAATAACTAGCCAGTCAAATTAATGGAGGATTCGGAGATTTATGgcgtttgaaaatattttactattcgCCACGCTTCTCATAAGTATGATACTCATTTACCATGTATGATTAATGTTATGATTTCAGCAAAATCGATGCCGCTTGGGCTTCAATTATTATCCGTCGAGAAGATCATTTCGTCAAACGGCAGTTATGAGCAATTATGTATGTGCCATTTCAATTAATCATAATAGTGCGATTTAATAGTCTGTAGTTCTGACTAGAATACTGAAACTCTGGAGTGGAAAAAGTCACTATAAGATATGGATAGTATAACGGAATGCAGTCTCGGAAAGCTTGCTTCGCTGACTTCTTGAAGCTCAAAAATCAAGATATCTTGCTATCATGTATGGTTCGCCATGTTAGTCCATTGCCGTATGGGCCGTGAGTGGATGGAAGTAAGACGTACCACCAGCTCCTACAATGACGAATAAAATGTGTTATTAGgatatttattagaatatatatatatatatatatatatatatgtatatgtatagatagTCGATTCATGTAACAATAAGAGTAATACGAAAATTATACTCTATTAGGTTTGAAGTGCCAATAAATactcaatttaataatttacagtAGCCATTAATAGTtcctaattttttataaacttaaaaatataattatcttaaaCTTAAAACGATTTTACTTCTAAGATACGTCtagaaaaatgcaaacgatttaataagaatatatgaggattcaaattaaaaaataaattaaattttgattctGCAGAATCATCCTAACTGAAgattatattcaattataataacgAAATGAATCTATTTTACTCACtttcgtttaattttaattaatttaacgattCGTGATAATAGCTTGCTAAATATTGttgctttaatttttttacattctcacgacattgaatattttaacgttAAATCTCGATAATTTCTCCAGTACCTATTCTTTATCCCCAAGAATAATCTCCAATTCTCCTTCAGTCCGAAGTCGTACggattttgataaaatttcccCTGAGCCTTGTACTTTTGCGATTCGGTGCTATTGATACGCGCCTCGATACTCGTCTCTCCCCGAGATACGAGACCCGCGTGCCACCAGGACAGAGCGCCCAACGCTGCGACCGCAGCGATACAAATCAGACCCGCGAAAATGATCAGTCTTCGTCGCCACTCCTTGGCCTCGTTCTCCGCCGCCTGTCTCGCTATTTCCGCTAGCTCCTCCGCGCTCAAATGCTCCAATGACTCTGTCTGCATTAAGCACGCATTTGTCATTGTGCAAAAgtaataatcaaaataaagtaaata encodes the following:
- the LOC105276054 gene encoding serine protease snake; this translates as MDLRFGLLVILLIFDATFVWSSDDKHTGNHGSAKKKKKDSIKLSEGIGNNPFLQSITLPTVPSNPFLQSIALPTAPSNPFVLNFHNNSGSQSDMMPNIFLPQFYGNRSESQSFGSLSNIFLPQENSHTALNIFANSNNPFLNSIGTGPKIDTPVTQAPYAPASSYNMPAPNTPVPFTTNESTPVKVGSSVSSPSLIDLIGSTRPRSESKCNEYVREIVGTTDITSLTGTSSNVIKVNNICRNANQLVVGGTEANTGEFPHMVALGRRNTDETFILMCGGTLISHSWVLSAAHCTYGPNGGPTDARIGSLRLTGDEPGITVAIDNAIRHPSYKPPALYDDIALVKLATSVTFSTLIRPACLYQQYDSVPTQAWVTGWGSTEFGGNQNDQLLKAQLTIVNNLACTIWHNTSSEAPHGITPRMICAGDPQGGWIKDSCQGDSGGPLQVIHPRNQCLFQVIGITSFGRGCANVNSPGIYTRVSHYLPWIENIVWPQEQ